From one Tsukamurella tyrosinosolvens genomic stretch:
- the paaC gene encoding 1,2-phenylacetyl-CoA epoxidase subunit PaaC, with protein sequence MIDHDNAYEGLVDSDSHGQWAFGTSFDEPLAGVDTTMPDGADPHALAVYCLMLGDDALIAAQRLAEWSTRAPELEEEVALANVGLDLIGQARLLLARAAAADPTVVPHVSDTSPVPAEDALAFFRDDAAFRNVRLVELDNGDFAVSMVRLLVFATARLALFDRLRESRDPVLAAVAAKGVKEITYHRDYAARWVVTLAQGTDESRRRTEAAIARVWPYVPELFEPSTEELALAASGIGVDPSGLRPEFDAVMDLTFGAAGLPIPDAPGVARVGGRAGRQGLHTEELSRILAEMQSVARAHPEGTW encoded by the coding sequence GACTCGGACTCCCACGGCCAGTGGGCCTTCGGCACCAGCTTCGACGAGCCCCTCGCCGGGGTGGACACGACGATGCCGGACGGCGCGGACCCGCACGCCCTCGCCGTCTACTGCCTGATGCTCGGCGACGACGCGCTGATCGCCGCCCAGCGCCTCGCGGAATGGAGCACCCGCGCACCCGAACTCGAGGAGGAGGTCGCGCTCGCCAACGTCGGCCTCGACCTCATCGGGCAGGCCCGGCTGCTGCTCGCCCGCGCGGCGGCCGCCGACCCCACCGTGGTGCCGCACGTCTCGGACACCTCGCCCGTGCCCGCCGAGGACGCCCTGGCCTTCTTCCGCGACGATGCGGCGTTCCGCAACGTCCGGCTCGTCGAGCTCGACAACGGCGACTTCGCCGTCTCGATGGTGCGGCTGCTGGTGTTCGCGACCGCCCGCCTGGCGCTGTTCGACCGCCTGCGGGAGTCCCGCGACCCGGTGCTCGCCGCGGTGGCGGCCAAGGGCGTCAAGGAGATCACCTACCACCGCGACTACGCCGCGCGCTGGGTGGTCACCCTCGCCCAGGGCACCGACGAGTCGCGGCGACGGACCGAGGCGGCGATCGCCCGCGTGTGGCCGTACGTCCCCGAGCTGTTCGAGCCGTCGACCGAGGAACTCGCGCTCGCCGCATCCGGCATCGGCGTGGACCCGAGCGGGCTGCGCCCGGAGTTCGACGCGGTCATGGACCTCACCTTCGGCGCCGCGGGCCTCCCGATCCCCGACGCGCCGGGCGTGGCCCGCGTCGGCGGGCGGGCCGGGCGCCAGGGGCTGCACACCGAGGAGCTCAGCCGCATCCTCGCCGAGATGCAGTCCGTCGCCCGCGCCCACCCCGAAGGGACGTGGTGA
- the paaE gene encoding 1,2-phenylacetyl-CoA epoxidase subunit PaaE — protein sequence MTATATRGRAFHTLTVADVESLCDDAVAVTFDVPPALADEFAFAAGQSLTLRRTVDGVEHRRSYSICAPVGERPRVGVREVTDGLFSSWLVHRVRPGDTIEVQGPTGTFAADPDAGGVHVLIAAGSGITPMLSIAGTVLANPAARVILIYGNRRTRSVMFADEIADLKDRYHDRLDVIHVLSREPRDVELFTGRVDAERLRELLRTVVPTADVDHFWLCGPHGMVTDSETVLAELGVARSAIHRELFYVDDGTPPPQERHREPGVTGPSSAVTVVLDGRSATGTIAQDDTLLDGAENFRPDLPFACKGGVCGTCRAKVLCGTVDMRRNYALEDDEVAAGFVLTCQTYPTSDDVTVDFDA from the coding sequence ATGACCGCCACCGCCACTCGCGGCCGCGCCTTTCACACGCTCACCGTCGCCGACGTCGAGTCGCTGTGCGACGACGCGGTCGCCGTCACCTTCGACGTCCCGCCCGCTCTCGCCGACGAGTTCGCCTTCGCCGCCGGGCAGTCGCTCACGCTGCGCCGCACCGTCGACGGCGTCGAGCACCGCCGCTCCTACTCGATCTGCGCACCGGTCGGAGAGCGTCCGCGGGTCGGCGTCCGCGAGGTCACCGACGGCCTGTTCTCCTCCTGGCTGGTCCACCGGGTCCGCCCGGGCGACACCATCGAGGTCCAGGGCCCCACGGGGACCTTCGCGGCCGACCCCGACGCGGGCGGCGTGCACGTGCTCATCGCGGCCGGTTCCGGCATCACCCCGATGCTGTCCATCGCCGGCACCGTGCTCGCCAATCCCGCTGCCCGCGTGATCCTCATCTACGGAAACCGGCGCACCCGCTCGGTGATGTTCGCCGACGAGATCGCCGACCTCAAGGACCGGTACCACGACCGGCTCGACGTGATCCACGTCCTCTCCCGCGAGCCGCGCGACGTCGAGCTGTTCACCGGCCGCGTCGATGCCGAACGCCTGCGGGAACTGCTGCGCACCGTCGTTCCCACCGCCGACGTCGACCACTTCTGGCTCTGCGGCCCGCACGGCATGGTGACCGATTCGGAGACGGTCCTCGCCGAACTCGGGGTCGCCCGCAGCGCGATCCACCGCGAGCTCTTCTACGTCGACGACGGCACCCCGCCGCCGCAGGAGCGGCACCGCGAGCCCGGCGTCACGGGGCCGAGCAGCGCGGTCACCGTCGTCCTCGACGGACGGAGCGCGACCGGCACCATCGCGCAGGACGACACCCTGCTCGACGGTGCCGAGAACTTCCGGCCCGACCTGCCCTTCGCGTGCAAGGGCGGCGTGTGCGGCACGTGCCGCGCGAAGGTGCTGTGCGGCACCGTCGACATGCGCCGCAACTACGCGCTCGAGGACGACGAGGTGGCCGCCGGCTTCGTCCTCACCTGCCAGACCTACCCGACCAGCGATGACGTCACCGTCGACTTCGACGCCTGA
- the paaK gene encoding phenylacetate--CoA ligase PaaK, with amino-acid sequence MTSTVPTDDIEFATRDRISALQLERMQWSVAHAYENVPHYRRAFDDAGVHPSDLKELADLATFPFTTKADLRENYPFGMFAVPRERVSRIHASSGTTGRPTVVGYTADDISMWADVVARSLRAAGVRAGDRVHVSYGYGLFTGGLGAHYGAERLGATVIPMSGGQTEKQIQLIQDFEPDAIMVTPSYMLTILDTMTSMGIDPRSTSLRVGVFGAEPWTEKMRAELEQDAGIDAVDIYGLSEVIGPGVAMECAETKDGLHIWEDHFYPEIIDPMTGEVLPDGEHGELVFTSLTKQATPIIRYRTRDLTRLLPGTARTMRRMEKITGRTDDMIILRGVNLFPTQIEELILGIDELAPQFQCVLDRPDRMDQLTVRVEHRPDGRVDPAAGEQLRKQIKDTIGVSVTVDVVEPGGLERSVGKARRLIDNRPKD; translated from the coding sequence ATGACATCGACCGTCCCCACCGACGACATCGAGTTCGCGACCCGCGACCGGATCTCCGCCCTGCAGCTCGAGCGCATGCAGTGGTCGGTCGCCCATGCCTACGAGAACGTGCCGCACTACCGCCGCGCGTTCGATGACGCCGGCGTGCACCCGTCCGACCTCAAGGAGCTCGCCGACCTCGCCACGTTCCCCTTCACGACGAAGGCGGACCTACGCGAGAACTACCCGTTCGGGATGTTCGCCGTGCCGCGCGAACGCGTCTCCCGGATCCACGCCTCGTCCGGCACCACCGGCCGACCGACCGTGGTGGGCTACACCGCCGACGACATCAGCATGTGGGCCGACGTGGTCGCCCGGTCGCTGCGCGCCGCGGGGGTCCGCGCGGGCGACCGCGTGCACGTCTCGTACGGCTACGGACTGTTCACCGGCGGACTCGGCGCGCACTACGGCGCGGAGCGACTCGGCGCCACCGTGATCCCCATGTCCGGAGGGCAGACGGAGAAGCAGATCCAGCTGATCCAGGACTTCGAGCCCGACGCCATCATGGTGACCCCGTCCTACATGCTCACGATCCTCGACACGATGACCTCGATGGGCATCGACCCGAGGTCCACCTCCCTGCGGGTCGGCGTCTTCGGCGCCGAGCCGTGGACCGAGAAGATGCGCGCCGAGCTCGAACAGGACGCCGGCATCGACGCGGTGGACATCTACGGGCTCTCGGAGGTCATCGGCCCCGGCGTGGCGATGGAGTGCGCGGAGACCAAGGACGGCCTGCACATCTGGGAGGACCACTTCTACCCCGAGATCATCGATCCGATGACCGGAGAGGTGCTTCCGGACGGCGAGCACGGCGAGCTGGTGTTCACCTCCCTCACCAAGCAGGCCACGCCGATCATCCGATACCGCACCCGCGACCTCACCCGGCTGCTGCCCGGCACGGCCCGCACCATGCGCCGGATGGAGAAGATCACCGGCCGCACCGACGACATGATCATCCTGCGCGGCGTGAACCTCTTCCCCACCCAGATCGAGGAGCTGATCCTGGGGATCGACGAGCTGGCGCCGCAGTTCCAGTGCGTCCTGGACCGCCCGGACCGGATGGATCAGCTCACCGTCCGCGTCGAGCACCGCCCCGACGGGCGCGTGGACCCCGCAGCGGGCGAACAACTGCGCAAGCAGATCAAGGACACGATCGGCGTCAGCGTGACCGTGGACGTCGTCGAGCCCGGCGGGCTGGAGCGCTCGGTGGGGAAGGCCCGCCGCCTCATCGACAACCGGCCGAAGGACTGA
- a CDS encoding alpha/beta hydrolase family protein yields MPLPNLITVEEFFASPVRAAARISPDGSRIAFLAPSNDRLNVWVEDLDGDAPARPVTADATRSVQMFHWTTDPRWLIYLQDNGGDERWHLMRADLDDQDAPAVDLTPFDGSTTFLMDLPIARPGIAIISTNARKVDEFDVFELDITSGALTEIERNPGNVAGWVYGADGTLFASTQDPDGAIAICRWDTAARELRPIAEFDGLDYPLGVFPIVPSPDGGLWLGSNRGTDRTRVVHIDGATGEETEIDAHPSLDLDTTGLVAPTMPQPLIVDPRTGALLGVRYLGERQDIRALDPRFEEVLDALRGLSDGDLGALNSDLDGNRWIASFVHDRVPGATYLYDHRTGESRLLFLPLPHLDPTQLAPMEPVTITARDGRALPSFLTLPQGVAPVDLPLVLLVHGGPWFRDTWGYHGDVQLLANRGYAVLQVNFRGSTGYGKAHMQAGIGELAGAMHDDLIDAVEWAVAEGIADRARLAIFGGSYGGYAALVGVTFTPDVFAAAIDYVGISSLPNFMATLPEIARPYLANNWIRYVGDPSDPEQLADMLARSPITKVDEIRTPLFVVQGANDPRVVQAESDNLVEALRARGVDVEYMIKADEGHGFVNPENTIDMFRATERFLAQHIGGRTEQA; encoded by the coding sequence ATGCCACTGCCGAACCTGATCACCGTCGAGGAGTTCTTCGCCTCGCCCGTCCGCGCCGCCGCGAGGATCTCACCCGACGGCAGCCGGATCGCCTTCCTGGCACCGTCGAACGACCGGCTCAACGTCTGGGTCGAGGACCTCGACGGCGACGCGCCCGCCCGGCCCGTCACCGCCGACGCGACGCGGAGCGTCCAGATGTTCCACTGGACGACCGACCCGCGCTGGCTGATCTACCTGCAGGACAACGGCGGCGATGAGCGTTGGCACCTGATGCGCGCCGACCTGGACGATCAGGACGCTCCGGCCGTGGACCTCACCCCCTTCGACGGGTCGACGACCTTCCTCATGGATCTGCCGATCGCCCGCCCGGGTATCGCGATCATCTCCACCAACGCCCGGAAGGTCGACGAGTTCGACGTCTTCGAGCTCGACATCACGTCCGGCGCGCTCACGGAGATCGAGCGCAACCCCGGCAACGTCGCCGGGTGGGTGTACGGCGCCGACGGCACCCTGTTCGCCTCCACCCAGGATCCCGACGGCGCGATCGCGATCTGCCGGTGGGACACCGCGGCGCGCGAACTGCGCCCGATCGCGGAGTTCGACGGGCTCGACTATCCGCTGGGCGTGTTCCCGATCGTGCCGTCGCCCGACGGCGGGCTCTGGCTCGGCTCCAACCGCGGCACCGATCGCACGCGCGTCGTGCACATCGACGGCGCGACGGGGGAGGAGACCGAGATCGACGCGCACCCGTCCCTCGACCTCGACACGACCGGGCTGGTCGCCCCGACGATGCCGCAGCCGCTCATCGTCGACCCGCGCACCGGCGCCCTTCTTGGCGTGCGCTATCTCGGCGAGCGCCAGGACATCCGGGCACTGGACCCGCGGTTCGAGGAGGTACTCGACGCCCTGCGCGGCCTGTCCGACGGTGACCTCGGCGCCCTGAACTCCGACCTCGACGGGAACCGATGGATCGCGTCCTTCGTGCACGACCGCGTCCCCGGCGCGACGTACCTCTACGACCACCGCACCGGCGAATCGCGACTGCTGTTCCTGCCCCTTCCGCACCTCGATCCGACGCAGCTCGCGCCGATGGAACCGGTCACCATCACCGCCCGCGACGGGCGCGCGCTGCCCTCGTTCCTGACCCTGCCGCAGGGAGTGGCCCCCGTCGACCTGCCTCTCGTGCTCCTCGTGCACGGCGGCCCGTGGTTCCGCGACACCTGGGGCTACCACGGCGACGTGCAGCTCCTGGCGAACCGCGGGTACGCGGTGCTCCAGGTGAACTTCCGCGGCTCCACCGGCTACGGCAAGGCCCACATGCAGGCGGGCATCGGCGAGCTGGCCGGCGCGATGCACGACGATCTCATCGACGCCGTGGAATGGGCCGTCGCGGAGGGCATCGCGGATAGGGCGCGGCTCGCGATCTTCGGCGGCTCCTACGGCGGCTACGCAGCGCTGGTCGGCGTCACGTTCACCCCGGACGTCTTCGCCGCGGCCATCGACTACGTCGGGATCTCGAGCCTGCCGAACTTCATGGCGACCCTGCCCGAGATCGCGCGGCCGTACCTGGCCAACAACTGGATCCGCTACGTCGGCGACCCGTCGGACCCGGAGCAGTTGGCGGACATGCTGGCCCGCTCACCGATCACGAAGGTCGACGAGATCCGTACCCCGCTGTTCGTCGTGCAGGGCGCGAACGACCCTCGGGTGGTGCAGGCAGAGTCGGACAACCTGGTGGAGGCGCTGCGCGCCCGCGGCGTCGATGTCGAGTACATGATCAAGGCCGACGAGGGGCACGGATTCGTCAACCCGGAGAACACGATCGACATGTTCCGGGCCACCGAGCGGTTCCTCGCCCAGCACATCGGCGGGCGCACGGAACAGGCATGA
- the paaD gene encoding 1,2-phenylacetyl-CoA epoxidase subunit PaaD — MPQVTLADLGIVRDVSEAADGAVTVTITPTYSGCPAMGTIRADIESALRAAGFGEITIETALSPAWTTDWITDAGRAKLRAAGYSTPGPAPRRADGPVPLTLQPAPRRIACPACRSTATRLDSEFSATPCKALYRCLDCREPFDHVKEI; from the coding sequence ATGCCGCAGGTCACCCTCGCGGACCTCGGCATCGTCCGCGACGTCTCCGAGGCCGCCGACGGCGCAGTGACCGTGACGATCACCCCCACCTACTCGGGCTGCCCGGCGATGGGCACGATCCGCGCCGACATCGAGAGCGCGCTCCGTGCAGCCGGTTTCGGCGAGATCACCATCGAGACCGCGCTGTCCCCCGCGTGGACCACCGACTGGATCACCGACGCGGGCCGCGCGAAGCTGCGCGCCGCCGGGTACTCGACGCCGGGTCCCGCGCCGCGGCGCGCCGACGGCCCGGTCCCGCTGACCCTGCAGCCCGCGCCCCGCCGGATCGCGTGCCCCGCGTGCCGCTCCACCGCTACCCGGCTCGACTCCGAGTTCAGCGCGACGCCGTGCAAGGCGCTCTACCGCTGCCTCGACTGCCGCGAGCCCTTCGACCACGTCAAGGAGATCTGA